One genomic segment of Myxococcota bacterium includes these proteins:
- a CDS encoding M48 family metallopeptidase: MLGCATAALQTPLAPGAPAPGFNLFTVDQDIEIGKQSAAEAEKKLELLGEPAVDAYLNRLVQALVSHAPGAKYPYHAKAVREKQVNAFALPGGPMYVNSGLIAAARSEAELAGVMGHELAHVALRHGTHQASEAYAAQTGLGVLGGLLGGGTGADVLTAVGGVGLNAAFLKFSRDAESEADMTGAAMMARAGYDPNALADFFGVLREEAGHDPGELEAFLSDHPSPVDREARIRELAKTLPRGTPHSVGGFETVKASLR, from the coding sequence ATGCTGGGCTGCGCGACCGCTGCCCTCCAGACGCCGCTGGCGCCGGGCGCGCCCGCTCCCGGGTTCAACCTGTTCACAGTGGACCAGGACATCGAGATCGGGAAGCAGTCGGCGGCCGAGGCGGAGAAGAAGCTCGAGCTGCTCGGTGAGCCCGCGGTCGACGCCTACCTGAACCGATTGGTCCAGGCGCTGGTGAGCCACGCGCCCGGGGCCAAGTACCCGTATCACGCCAAGGCGGTGCGCGAGAAACAGGTGAATGCGTTCGCGCTCCCGGGCGGGCCGATGTACGTGAACAGCGGGCTGATCGCGGCGGCGCGCAGCGAGGCGGAGCTCGCCGGCGTGATGGGCCACGAGCTCGCCCACGTGGCGCTGCGCCACGGCACGCACCAGGCCTCGGAGGCCTACGCCGCGCAGACCGGGCTCGGAGTGCTCGGGGGACTGTTGGGCGGCGGCACCGGGGCCGACGTGCTCACCGCGGTCGGAGGCGTGGGGCTGAACGCCGCCTTCCTGAAGTTCAGCCGCGACGCCGAGTCCGAGGCCGACATGACGGGCGCCGCGATGATGGCGCGGGCCGGCTACGACCCGAACGCGCTCGCCGACTTCTTCGGCGTGCTGCGCGAAGAGGCCGGCCACGATCCGGGCGAGCTCGAGGCCTTCCTCAGCGACCACCCCTCGCCCGTGGACCGCGAGGCGCGCATCCGCGAGCTGGCGAAGACGCTGCCCCGGGGTACACCGCACAGTGTCGGCGGATTCGAAACGGTGAAGGCCTCGCTGCGCTGA